One candidate division WOR-3 bacterium genomic region harbors:
- the mfd gene encoding transcription-repair coupling factor, whose amino-acid sequence MEILYQRFIRLNRVKAFLDKAAKDSLFSVTGFAGAKPLICLAIIKQLKSNIIYLAEDDHNKNSLYSDLLSFLPSPKIILFNPAESNEFDYLNSVRNNTFQIIIIKKEDLLTLVPEVKVLSQYQMRLRKDMDLPIGQLLEFLENSQYERVDLVSEPCEYAVRGSIVDVFPNNQTNPIRIEFVDNKIESLRYFDTLSQRSIALLNEIEFYCRVKPEDLKERLIDILPKSSVIISEVSYQNDYQEVFDCFAKCIFLTNEKGDFNFNFYPPPQYFKNLRLLKSEIDASHLEYFIVVPYEYQRERLMRVLGNQPQYLLGSLSLGMLALSDNLCVIAERELFGQPIVKLPKRKFKGQPLDDLLALNKGDYVVHIDYGIGQFAGIKRIKVDDVEKDFLLIHYAQGQKLYVPVENLSLIERYIGVDDSLPTLSRIGTKSWLLTKLKAAKAAQDYAQELINIYAKRIVATKTPLSQDELWQTEFEATFPFEETPDQLKTLAEVKRDMESVKPMERLVCGDTGFGKTEIALRAAFKAVTNLKQVCVLVPTTILCYQHYNTFKKRFVDFPFRIEMLSKFISKTQQEKIIADLRNGKVDIIIGTHMLLNPKIAFKDLGLLIIDEEQKFGVKQKEMIKKLKSTVDVLMLTATPIPRTLYKALVGISDISPIHTPPVGRKDIITEVTTWNNEFIYQRIQRELSRQGQVLFIHNRIESIKDITRRLYNLNPNWRIAVAHSKLSEKALAEIYLNFLDKKYDILVATAIMESGLDMPNVNTIIINRAHEFGIADLHQLRGRVGRSDKQGFCILIIPDKEVTETAKKRIATILAYSQLGAGFRLAMRDMEIRGVGNILGSEQHGHIAGVGFTLYQQMLKEAIAKLQGEATPTEPELSLDVSAYIPETYINDAYERVAIYKRLLSLENEGELKLIKEELKDRFGKYPDVIENLFIIAEIRLKAKALNLLKVSLKNNQITLVRLEKTFTTYGNINTLLRLLSQHLK is encoded by the coding sequence ATGGAAATTTTGTATCAGCGATTTATCCGTCTAAACCGAGTCAAAGCGTTTTTAGATAAGGCCGCAAAAGATTCGCTCTTTTCGGTTACGGGTTTTGCTGGTGCCAAACCATTAATCTGTCTTGCTATAATCAAACAACTTAAAAGTAATATTATATATCTGGCTGAAGATGACCACAATAAAAACAGTCTTTATTCCGACCTCTTGTCGTTTTTACCCTCCCCAAAAATTATTTTATTTAATCCCGCTGAGTCTAATGAGTTTGATTATTTAAATTCAGTTCGTAATAATACTTTTCAAATCATTATTATTAAAAAAGAAGATTTATTGACTTTAGTTCCTGAGGTTAAAGTTCTTTCACAATATCAAATGAGATTGAGAAAAGATATGGATTTACCAATCGGTCAGTTATTAGAGTTTTTAGAAAATAGTCAATACGAACGAGTTGACTTAGTTTCAGAACCTTGTGAGTATGCAGTTCGAGGTAGTATTGTTGATGTTTTTCCCAATAATCAGACAAATCCCATAAGAATTGAATTCGTTGATAATAAGATTGAATCCTTAAGATACTTTGATACATTGAGCCAGCGGTCAATTGCTTTATTGAATGAGATTGAATTCTATTGCCGAGTTAAACCAGAAGACTTAAAAGAGCGACTCATAGATATATTACCAAAAAGCAGTGTGATTATATCGGAAGTAAGTTATCAAAATGATTATCAAGAGGTATTTGATTGTTTTGCTAAATGTATTTTTTTAACTAACGAAAAGGGTGATTTCAATTTTAACTTTTATCCCCCACCACAATATTTTAAAAACCTCCGATTATTAAAATCAGAAATTGACGCCTCGCATTTGGAATATTTCATTGTTGTTCCTTATGAATATCAACGAGAGCGATTGATGCGTGTTTTGGGCAATCAACCTCAATATCTTTTAGGCAGTTTAAGTTTAGGAATGCTTGCTCTTAGCGATAATCTCTGTGTGATTGCGGAAAGGGAATTGTTTGGCCAGCCGATTGTGAAATTACCCAAACGAAAATTTAAGGGTCAACCTCTTGACGATTTGTTGGCTTTAAATAAAGGTGATTATGTGGTTCATATTGATTATGGCATTGGACAGTTTGCGGGCATTAAACGAATTAAAGTTGATGATGTGGAAAAAGATTTCTTGTTGATTCATTACGCCCAGGGGCAAAAATTGTATGTGCCAGTGGAAAATCTTAGTCTTATCGAACGCTATATTGGAGTTGATGATTCTTTACCAACTTTAAGCCGTATCGGAACTAAGAGTTGGTTACTGACTAAACTTAAAGCCGCAAAAGCCGCCCAAGATTATGCTCAAGAATTGATAAACATTTATGCTAAACGAATTGTTGCTACTAAAACACCTTTAAGCCAAGATGAACTCTGGCAAACTGAATTTGAAGCGACTTTTCCTTTTGAAGAAACGCCAGACCAATTAAAAACCTTAGCCGAAGTAAAAAGGGATATGGAAAGCGTCAAACCAATGGAGCGTTTAGTCTGTGGTGACACTGGTTTTGGCAAAACGGAAATTGCACTACGCGCAGCTTTTAAGGCGGTGACAAACTTAAAACAGGTTTGTGTCTTAGTACCGACTACGATATTATGTTATCAGCATTATAATACTTTTAAGAAGCGCTTTGTGGATTTTCCTTTTCGCATTGAAATGTTATCAAAATTTATTTCTAAAACTCAGCAAGAAAAAATTATTGCCGATTTACGAAACGGAAAGGTCGATATTATTATCGGGACTCATATGCTCTTAAATCCTAAGATTGCGTTTAAGGATTTAGGCCTATTAATCATTGATGAAGAGCAGAAATTTGGCGTGAAACAAAAAGAAATGATAAAAAAATTAAAATCAACCGTTGATGTCTTAATGCTTACCGCAACACCAATTCCCCGAACTTTGTATAAAGCCTTAGTCGGAATTAGTGATATTTCGCCAATTCATACACCACCAGTTGGCAGAAAAGATATTATCACTGAAGTTACAACCTGGAATAACGAATTTATTTATCAGAGGATTCAAAGAGAACTTTCACGGCAGGGACAGGTTCTATTTATTCATAATCGGATTGAATCGATTAAGGACATTACTCGGCGGCTCTACAATTTAAATCCTAACTGGCGGATTGCAGTAGCCCATAGTAAGTTGTCGGAAAAAGCGCTTGCGGAAATTTATCTCAATTTTCTTGATAAGAAGTATGACATTTTAGTTGCTACGGCAATTATGGAATCGGGTTTAGATATGCCTAATGTCAATACAATTATTATTAATCGTGCCCACGAATTTGGCATAGCGGATTTACATCAACTACGAGGACGAGTTGGGAGGTCAGATAAGCAAGGTTTTTGTATTTTAATTATACCCGATAAAGAAGTTACCGAAACTGCGAAAAAACGCATTGCAACCATACTGGCTTATTCTCAGTTAGGCGCAGGGTTTCGTTTAGCCATGCGAGATATGGAAATAAGGGGGGTCGGAAATATTTTGGGTTCTGAACAGCATGGTCATATTGCCGGTGTTGGATTTACTTTATATCAGCAAATGCTAAAAGAAGCAATTGCAAAATTGCAAGGCGAGGCGACTCCAACTGAACCAGAACTTTCTTTAGATGTTTCCGCATATATCCCTGAAACCTATATCAACGATGCTTACGAACGAGTGGCAATCTATAAACGATTACTCTCTTTAGAAAATGAGGGAGAATTAAAGTTAATCAAAGAAGAACTAAAAGACCGATTTGGAAAATATCCTGATGTTATTGAAAATCTATTTATTATTGCGGAAATCAGGCTTAAAGCCAAAGCACTCAATCTATTAAAAGTATCATTGAAAAATAATCAAATTACTCTTGTCCGGCTGGAAAAAACTTTCACAACATATGGTAATATTAATACGCTTTTAAGATTACTCTCGCAACATCTCAAATAA
- a CDS encoding nucleotide pyrophosphohydrolase: MTIDEFQKLIEQLYYTKDKKRGLEGTFMWFLEEVGELSRAIRKTKSGKPQTKRELEEEFADCFAWLITLASLTGIRLETAIQKYKTGCPKCHKTPCKCKEK, translated from the coding sequence GTGACGATTGACGAATTTCAAAAATTGATTGAGCAACTCTATTATACCAAAGACAAAAAGCGTGGGCTTGAGGGAACTTTTATGTGGTTTTTAGAAGAAGTCGGCGAACTCTCAAGAGCAATCAGAAAAACCAAAAGCGGTAAACCACAAACAAAAAGAGAATTAGAAGAAGAGTTTGCCGATTGCTTTGCCTGGCTTATAACCTTAGCCAGTCTTACCGGCATTAGATTAGAAACCGCTATCCAAAAATACAAAACCGGTTGTCCTAAATGCCATAAAACACCTTGCAAATGTAAAGAAAAATGA
- a CDS encoding fibronectin type III domain-containing protein, which translates to MNIFLILLLTLSIEPVTNIKAFDTPNDAGKSITVTWTPSITENIDGYQILRREKDQGFICIARLSPFEKQFVDEKVVSGKEYSYQIVTYKIIGNDTLRAYSLSTNFIRSSAQWFNTNRINVLIGIIIFFSLILYFISRARQGKELFIRRIAGLDAVEEAVGRATEMGKPILYVPGLSSVSDIATIAAINILGEVAKKTAQYETTLIVPNRDPIVYTVAREVVKEAYTNVGRPDVFKPENIFFITDSQFAYAAAVDGIMVREKPATNFFLGMFWAESLILAETGATTGAIQIAGTDSIYQLPFFITACDYTLIGEELYAASAYLSREPKLLGSLVGQDYGKIVIVIVIFVVSILMLLSVKFPVLNILRFFNVS; encoded by the coding sequence ATGAATATTTTTTTGATTTTATTATTGACTTTATCAATTGAACCTGTTACCAATATCAAAGCCTTTGATACGCCTAACGATGCGGGTAAAAGTATTACTGTGACTTGGACGCCCAGCATTACTGAAAATATCGATGGCTATCAAATCTTGCGCCGCGAAAAAGACCAAGGCTTTATTTGTATTGCCAGACTTTCTCCTTTCGAAAAACAATTCGTTGACGAAAAAGTAGTATCGGGCAAAGAATATTCTTATCAGATTGTTACTTATAAAATTATCGGTAATGACACACTACGAGCCTATTCCCTATCAACCAATTTTATCCGAAGTTCGGCACAATGGTTTAACACTAATCGCATAAATGTTCTAATTGGCATTATCATCTTTTTCAGTCTTATTCTTTATTTTATTTCTCGTGCTCGGCAGGGAAAAGAATTATTTATTCGACGCATTGCGGGATTGGATGCAGTTGAAGAAGCAGTTGGTCGTGCAACCGAAATGGGAAAACCAATCCTTTATGTTCCTGGGCTCTCATCCGTCAGTGATATTGCGACAATTGCTGCGATTAATATCTTAGGTGAAGTTGCCAAAAAGACTGCCCAATATGAAACAACCCTGATTGTGCCAAATCGAGACCCGATTGTTTATACAGTTGCTCGCGAAGTTGTAAAAGAAGCATATACTAATGTTGGCCGTCCAGATGTCTTTAAGCCGGAAAATATCTTCTTTATTACGGATAGTCAATTTGCTTATGCTGCGGCTGTGGACGGCATAATGGTGCGAGAAAAACCGGCAACTAATTTCTTTTTAGGAATGTTCTGGGCTGAATCTTTAATCTTAGCCGAAACTGGAGCTACAACTGGCGCTATCCAAATTGCTGGTACTGATTCCATTTATCAATTACCATTTTTTATCACGGCTTGCGACTATACTTTAATTGGCGAAGAACTCTATGCCGCATCCGCTTATCTTTCTCGCGAACCGAAATTACTCGGCTCTTTAGTTGGTCAAGACTACGGTAAGATTGTTATTGTCATTGTCATCTTTGTAGTTAGTATTCTAATGCTCCTTAGTGTTAAATTTCCAGTTTTGAATATCCTGAGGTTTTTTAATGTCAGTTAA
- a CDS encoding capsule assembly Wzi family protein, giving the protein MQKPKHLSPQKVFAYLISVFSFWFLIFNSVNTAPLDNIPTDSWIYEAIDYLKTTGYIKSIPPISKPWTRQEVINLLQESNISKTYSNNQAGFYIHRLLSEFADDLQMDIKITKRKPLLKLNYGPGSININLFSRLTYSKFPFPLTPFTYIPFPDNQTGSIGAVFNLDPNSKISLYNRYEMTFYNRKIPDTADPSSLHVPRTRVKSSSNFMTFDLKEAYLSFPFYFMTVEIGRDYLYFGPGFRSSVLLSDNAPSLDHIQLRTATKNFKALWFCAGLSPWYNYHRFLSGQRLEISISNILRLGGTMLVVYSFDSLQTRGFWGYLNPIIPIYMEVANTGHDDNILFGFDFTTYLAKTKIYGQLALDNYEFNTRPERPPNCYGLTLGAYYPYRQFALRTEYSKITRYTYYHRIYHIAYTQYSIPLGHILGPDADEIFCRLEYYPLKTARINFTISKIRYGEGNYGDLDNKTWDGIETPVRNFPSGTIKAKIFIGPEIYFEPHLNFRFLSGVYWNNDKKINSFARFEIRY; this is encoded by the coding sequence ATGCAAAAACCAAAACATCTTTCTCCACAAAAAGTTTTTGCATATTTGATATCTGTTTTTAGTTTTTGGTTTTTAATATTTAATTCTGTCAATACTGCTCCTTTAGATAACATTCCTACTGATTCGTGGATTTATGAGGCAATCGATTACCTAAAAACAACTGGGTATATCAAGTCAATTCCGCCCATTAGTAAACCTTGGACAAGGCAGGAAGTTATAAACCTTTTACAAGAATCTAACATCAGTAAGACTTATTCCAATAATCAGGCCGGATTTTATATCCATCGACTATTAAGTGAATTTGCTGATGATTTGCAGATGGATATAAAAATCACTAAACGCAAACCGCTATTAAAACTCAATTATGGACCTGGTTCAATCAATATTAACCTCTTCTCAAGACTCACTTATAGTAAATTTCCTTTTCCTTTGACTCCATTTACTTATATACCATTTCCGGATAACCAGACTGGCTCAATTGGTGCGGTCTTTAATTTAGACCCTAATTCTAAGATTAGTCTCTATAATCGATATGAGATGACATTTTATAATAGAAAGATTCCCGACACCGCCGACCCATCAAGTCTACATGTTCCAAGAACCCGAGTAAAATCGTCAAGTAACTTTATGACCTTTGACCTTAAAGAAGCGTATTTATCATTTCCCTTTTATTTTATGACTGTTGAAATTGGTCGAGATTATTTATATTTTGGTCCGGGTTTTCGCAGTTCTGTTCTTTTATCTGATAATGCACCATCATTAGACCATATTCAACTAAGAACTGCAACTAAAAACTTTAAAGCTCTATGGTTTTGTGCTGGTTTATCGCCCTGGTATAACTATCACCGATTTCTTTCGGGACAGCGATTAGAAATCAGTATATCCAATATCCTGCGACTTGGTGGCACAATGTTAGTAGTCTATTCTTTTGACTCACTTCAAACCCGAGGCTTTTGGGGGTATTTGAATCCTATTATTCCAATCTATATGGAAGTTGCCAACACCGGTCACGATGATAATATATTATTTGGCTTTGATTTTACCACTTATCTTGCAAAAACGAAAATCTATGGTCAACTGGCTCTTGATAATTATGAGTTCAACACTAGACCAGAGCGACCGCCCAATTGTTATGGTTTAACTTTAGGCGCATATTATCCCTACCGGCAATTTGCTTTGCGCACCGAATATTCCAAAATTACAAGATACACTTATTACCATCGAATTTATCATATTGCTTATACTCAATATTCAATCCCCTTAGGACACATTTTAGGACCGGATGCGGATGAAATTTTCTGCCGATTAGAATATTATCCCTTAAAGACAGCGCGCATAAATTTCACTATATCTAAAATCCGCTACGGTGAAGGCAATTACGGTGATTTAGATAACAAAACCTGGGATGGAATTGAGACGCCTGTTAGAAATTTTCCTTCAGGCACAATTAAAGCCAAAATTTTTATTGGACCAGAAATATATTTTGAGCCCCATCTTAATTTTAGATTTCTCAGCGGAGTGTATTGGAACAATGATAAAAAAATTAATAGTTTTGCGAGATTCGAAATTAGATATTGA
- the sucC gene encoding ADP-forming succinate--CoA ligase subunit beta: MKIHEYQAKEIFRKYNIPTTQEKVAVSWEEAKIIAHDLKFPLVVKAQVLVGGRGKAGGVKIAHNENELESVVKSILGMNIKGLTVKKVLLAEAVKIDAEYYVGITIDRENQSLVLIASASGGVDIEEVAVKTPEKILKESITPLLGLKSYQVRNIGYALFDNSELVNNFTNMVMNLYKIFIDLDCSLVEINPLVKSDNKLIAVDAKIVFDDNGLFRHPDIANLRDLDAEEPSEVQAKKADLSYVKLDGNVGCVVNGAGLAMATMDLIKRYGGNPANFLDIGGSSSPEKMREAMRIITADRNVKAILVNIFGGITRCDDVAQGLLWAMREENISLPIVARLVGTNQEQARALLKNSPIIFAETMTEAVKKVCALLKR; encoded by the coding sequence ATGAAAATTCACGAATATCAAGCAAAAGAAATCTTTAGAAAATATAATATTCCCACAACCCAAGAAAAAGTTGCCGTTTCCTGGGAAGAGGCAAAAATTATTGCTCACGACTTAAAATTTCCTTTAGTGGTTAAAGCCCAAGTATTAGTTGGCGGCCGGGGTAAAGCCGGCGGTGTTAAAATTGCCCACAACGAAAATGAACTTGAATCCGTAGTAAAATCAATCTTAGGAATGAATATTAAAGGCTTGACTGTCAAAAAAGTCTTATTAGCCGAAGCGGTTAAAATCGATGCTGAGTATTATGTTGGTATCACGATTGACCGGGAAAATCAATCTCTTGTTCTCATCGCCTCAGCCTCAGGCGGTGTTGACATTGAAGAGGTTGCAGTTAAAACTCCAGAAAAAATCCTAAAAGAATCAATTACTCCTTTATTGGGCTTAAAATCATATCAGGTGCGCAATATTGGTTATGCTTTATTTGACAATTCGGAATTAGTAAATAATTTTACTAATATGGTAATGAATCTCTATAAAATCTTTATTGATTTAGATTGTTCCTTAGTTGAAATCAATCCTTTGGTCAAAAGTGATAATAAACTTATTGCGGTTGATGCCAAAATTGTTTTTGATGATAATGGACTTTTCCGCCATCCGGACATTGCCAATTTACGAGACTTAGATGCTGAAGAACCATCTGAAGTGCAGGCAAAAAAAGCCGATTTATCGTATGTCAAATTAGATGGTAATGTTGGTTGTGTTGTCAATGGTGCGGGATTAGCTATGGCAACAATGGATTTGATTAAACGATATGGTGGCAATCCGGCGAATTTTCTTGATATTGGTGGCTCTTCATCACCAGAAAAAATGCGAGAAGCAATGCGCATTATTACGGCCGATAGAAATGTCAAAGCAATCTTAGTCAATATCTTCGGCGGTATCACGCGATGCGATGATGTTGCGCAAGGATTACTTTGGGCAATGAGAGAAGAAAACATCTCCTTGCCAATAGTTGCTCGATTAGTCGGCACGAATCAAGAACAAGCGCGAGCATTACTTAAAAACTCTCCCATCATATTTGCCGAAACTATGACTGAAGCGGTAAAAAAAGTCTGCGCATTATTGAAGAGGTAA